TAGCTCATTTGCAGGATACGCCCGGTATCGCGCAGCACCGCGCGGGCCTTCATCTTGCCGAATGTGATGATCTGCGCGACGTGATCGTGGCCGTACTTGGCCTGGACGTAGCGGATCACTTCGCCGCGCCGCGTTTCGCAGAAATCGATGTCAAAGTCCGGCATCGAGACGCGCTCGGGATTGAGAAAGCGTTCGAACAGCAGCCCCAGCCGGATCGGGTCGAGGTCGGTGATCGTCAGCGCCCAGGCGACCAGGCTGCCAGCGCCTGAACCGCGGCCCGGCCCAACGGGGATGTCCTGATCCTTGGCCCACTTGATGAAGTCGGCAACGATAAGGAAGTAGCCCGGGAACCCCATGCCTACGATGATGTCGATCTCGAACTCGAGCCGTTTCTTGTATTCGCGGACTTCACCCCACACGCCCTCGCTCTCAAGCAAGGGGAATTCCTCACTCAATTCGCCGAGATTGGCATCCGGGTGAGTGAGCGCGCACCGAAGCTCATCGTGGAGCGGCTCCGGATAATACTGCTTCAATCGCTCGACGAGACCGTTTCGCGAATCGTCGGCCAGTGCTCTGGCTTCGCCTTCGAGATCGCCGGCAAGGCTCGGCAGGATCGGAGCGCGTTGCGGGGGCGCAACGCCGCATCGCTGGGCAATCACCAGCGTGTTTGCCAATGCTTCGGGAAGGTCTTCGAAAAGCTCTTCCATCATCGGCCCGGATTTGACGAACGCCTCGGGGTTCGAACGCGGGCGTTCGGGCGCATCGAGATGGGTCGAATTGGCGATGCACAGCATCGCATCGTGCGCTGCGTGGAAATGCGGATCGGCGAAATTGGCGGGATTGGTCGCGACCAGTGGCAGGTCGCGGGCGTATGCGAGCGCGACGAGCGATTCCTCGGCCCGTTCGCATATCGGGCTGCCATGCCGGGCAAGCTCGACGTAGAGACGCCCCGGAAACAGCGCCATCAGGCGTTCGGCAAGCGCTTCCGCATCGTCGGATTTACTGTCGGCATACAACCGGGTGAGTCCGCCTTCGTTCGCTCCGGTGAGCGCGATCAGGCCATCGGTCTTGCCTTCGAGGTCGGCCAGCTGGACGTGCGCTGACAAATCGAGCGGTCGCTCGAGATGCGCTTTACTGACGAGCGCACAGAGGTTGTCGTATCCGGTCTCATCCTGCGCAAACAGCGGCAAGTGGTCGATCGTCTCGTCGCGCGCTACCCCTAGCAATGTGCCGATGATCGGTTGCACGCCGAGGCCGAAACACGCCTCGGCAAAAGCGACCGAGCCGTAGAGACCGTTTCGATCGCAAATCGCGATCGCCGGGAATCCGCGATCCTTGGCGACTTTGGCGATTGCCTTGGGATCAATCGCCCCTTCGAGCATCGAATAGCTCGACATGACGCGCAAGGGGACGAACGGGACGTAAGCCATCGTCGGAACCTACGAATTCGGACGCGATTCGCTAAGCCTGACCGTGCTCGATTTCTCCACAGCCCTGGAAGGCAAGATCACAGCAGAGCGGCGATATCCTTCTCGATGCTCGCCGGGGCATCGTTCGGTGCATAACGACGCACGACATTGCCTTCGCGGTCGATCAGGAACTTGGTGAAGTTCCACTTCACCGACTTGGTTCCCATCAGCCCGGGAGCTTCCGATTTCATCCATTCATAGAGCGGGATTGCGCCGTCGCCGTTGACTTCGATCTTCTGCATGATCGGGAAAGTCACGTCGTAGGTCAGCTTGCAGAAACTGGCGATCTCTTCCGCATTTCCGGGCTCTTGGCCGGCAAACTGGTTGCACGGAAAGCCGAGTACTTCGAAACCCTTGTCGGCATATTTGCGCTGTAGCTCCTCGAGCCCTTCGTATTGCGGGGTGAAGCCGCATTTGCTCGCGACATTGACTACCAGCAGCACCTTGCCTTTCTTCTCGGCCAGGTCGAGCGGCGTTCCATCCGGCTTGTTGACGGTAAAATCGGCGATCGTGGTCATGGTAGCGGCTCCGTTCGGCGGCGATAGGTCAGATCATAGCGGGTTACCCACGTCAGTCCATGATCGAACGACGCCTCGCCATGTTGCCGCACGGTGTCCGTGTCGATCGGCGTATAGGTCTGGCGCACCAGCGCGTCCTTACCGTCGGGCGTGAACCGCGGCCAGTATCCGGTCAGCACCATCTTGCCACCATCGGCGGGCCCCCCGGTAAATTCGACTACCGCTGGTGACGACCCGATCCAGAATTGCCGCCACAGTCCGGTCTTGGTGTCGAAGCCGTTGAGACTGCCACCTCCGCTGCCCTTGAGCGGCATCCAGTTCTCGCGCACCGCGCAGCCGCCGTAGAGTTTCTCGATCCGGCTGTGGGCAACCAGGTTATCCTTGCCGGTGGGGTAGACGTCCCACTCCCCTACCCAGAAGTCGAATGCGGCATGATTCGCATCTGCGCAGGATGGTTGAGGCGGTGCCTGGTTTGGCGTTGGCGTTGCCGATTGCACGGCGAGAGCCAGCGCGGCGAGCGAAGCAAACGCTGGTATCATAGATTATCCCCTCTGTTTGGTGAGGGGATCGTCGTGCGTCGGGTAGAGATCAACCGGAGATGGACGAGTTGCCATTTAGGATCGACGGACTTTGCACCTGCGGCAGCGACAGGTCAGGTCAGCACTCCATCATGAAGCCGCACGATACGGTCCATCTTTGCCGCAAGCCGCTCGTTGTGCGTTGCGACCAACGCTGCGCTGCCTTCGCCGCGCACCAGCTCGAGGAACTGCGCCAGGACCTTGTCCGAAGTTTGTTCATCGAGGTTACCGGTCGGTTCGTCCGCGAGAACCAGCTGGGGACGATTGGCCAACGCTCGACCGACGGCAACGCGTTGTTGCTCGCCTCCGGAAAGCTGGCTCGGCCGATGTTCGAGCCGGTGACCGAGGCCGAGGGCGTCGAGGATGGCTTGTGCCCTTTCCTCAGCTTCGCCGCGCGAACGCCCTGCCACCAGCTGCGGAATGACCACATTCTCGAGCGCATTGAAGTCCGGCAGCAAGTGGTGGAACTGGTAGACAAAGCCAAGGTGTTCGCGGCGAAGCGTCGTCCGGCCATCTGCAGGAAGCGCGTTAGCATCGATCCCGGCGATCTCGATCTGACCACTGAACCCGCCTTCGAGCAGCCCGACCGCCTGGAGCATCGTCGACTTGCCCGACCCAGACGGCCCGAGCAGCGCGACGATCTCCCCGGGCGCGATCGCCAGATTGACGCCGCGCAGAACCTCGATCGTCACCCCGCCTTGCTCGAACGAGCGCGTGAGGCCGGTCAGGCGGACAACAGGCGCATCATTCATAGCGCAACACCTGCACCGGATCGGTGCTTGCGGCCTTGAACGCCGGATAGAGGGTCGCAAGGAAACTCAGCACCAGCGCCAGCAGGCAGATGCCGATGATTTCAACCGGATCGGGCCGCGATGGGAGCGTCGAGAGGAACCGGACCGAAGGATCCCACAGGTTCTCTCCCGTCAGCCACTGGATCGCATCGACTATGTTCTGGCGAAAGAACAGCACCAGGAAGCCGAGCCCGAGCCCTGCCCCCGTGCCAATTGCTCCGACAGTGAAACCTGCCGTGACGAAAATCTTGAGCAAACTTCGTCTTGTAGCGCCCATTGTTCGCATGATTGCAATGTCCCGGGTCTTGGCGCGCACCAGCATGACGAGGCTCGAGAGGATGTTGAATGCAGCAACTAAGACGATGATCGACAGCGCGAAGAACATCGCCACCCGCTCGACCTCGAGGGCCTGGAACAGCGAGGAGTTTATCTGCTTCCATGTCGAAACGACCGCCCTGCCCGCGAGCGCCTGCTTCACGGGGGCGAGGATCTCGCCAACTTTCTCCGCATCGGTGGTCTTGACCTCGATCATGCCGATGGTGTCGCCCATCAACAGCAAGGTCTGGGCATCGGGGATCGGCATGACGACGAACTTCTCGTCGTAGTCATAGACCCCGACCTCGAAAATTGCCGCCACACGATACCCGATCTGGCGCGGCACCGTGCCGAACGGTGTCGAGCGCCCTGCCGGATTGATGATCGTAATCATGTCTCCGACATGCGCGCCGAGGTTCTCGGCGAGCCGCGCGCCGATTGCCACATTTCCCGAATCGGGTTTCAAGGCTGCGAGATCGCCCGCGACAACGTCCGGCTTGAGACGCCCGATGTCCGCTGGTGTGTTGCCGCGCACGAGCACGCCTTCGACCCGGCCCTGGAAAGTGACCAGCAGGGGTTGTTCGATCAGCGGACTGGCGCGGACCACACCGGGGGTTGCCTCGATTTCCTTCAGCACGCCCTGCCAGTTATCCAGCCTGCCGCCGTATGCCTGGACGATTGCGTGGCCGTTGAGGCCCACGATTTTGTCGATCAGGTCGGCGCGAAAGCCGTTCATCACGCTCATGACGATGACCAGCATTGCCACGGAAAGCATGACCACGCCGACGCTTATTCCCGCAACCAGTGCGATGAATCCTTCGCCCTTGCCCGGCAGCATGTATCGCTTGGCGATGGTCCATTCGAATGAAGAAAGCAGCACGGCGGGGTGATAATCGTCCGAGGATTATTAGGGTTCGCGCGGTGTAGGGGTGGCAACGCGCACACGCAACGCGAAAAGGTTGTGACGCGCAACACCCCGCCCTTGTAATCGAGCCGTAACATCGCCATTGAGCGTGCCGTGA
Above is a window of Tsuneonella mangrovi DNA encoding:
- a CDS encoding lipoprotein-releasing ABC transporter permease subunit, which translates into the protein MLLSSFEWTIAKRYMLPGKGEGFIALVAGISVGVVMLSVAMLVIVMSVMNGFRADLIDKIVGLNGHAIVQAYGGRLDNWQGVLKEIEATPGVVRASPLIEQPLLVTFQGRVEGVLVRGNTPADIGRLKPDVVAGDLAALKPDSGNVAIGARLAENLGAHVGDMITIINPAGRSTPFGTVPRQIGYRVAAIFEVGVYDYDEKFVVMPIPDAQTLLLMGDTIGMIEVKTTDAEKVGEILAPVKQALAGRAVVSTWKQINSSLFQALEVERVAMFFALSIIVLVAAFNILSSLVMLVRAKTRDIAIMRTMGATRRSLLKIFVTAGFTVGAIGTGAGLGLGFLVLFFRQNIVDAIQWLTGENLWDPSVRFLSTLPSRPDPVEIIGICLLALVLSFLATLYPAFKAASTDPVQVLRYE
- a CDS encoding ABC transporter ATP-binding protein, with amino-acid sequence MNDAPVVRLTGLTRSFEQGGVTIEVLRGVNLAIAPGEIVALLGPSGSGKSTMLQAVGLLEGGFSGQIEIAGIDANALPADGRTTLRREHLGFVYQFHHLLPDFNALENVVIPQLVAGRSRGEAEERAQAILDALGLGHRLEHRPSQLSGGEQQRVAVGRALANRPQLVLADEPTGNLDEQTSDKVLAQFLELVRGEGSAALVATHNERLAAKMDRIVRLHDGVLT
- a CDS encoding DUF1579 family protein; protein product: MIPAFASLAALALAVQSATPTPNQAPPQPSCADANHAAFDFWVGEWDVYPTGKDNLVAHSRIEKLYGGCAVRENWMPLKGSGGGSLNGFDTKTGLWRQFWIGSSPAVVEFTGGPADGGKMVLTGYWPRFTPDGKDALVRQTYTPIDTDTVRQHGEASFDHGLTWVTRYDLTYRRRTEPLP
- a CDS encoding glutathione peroxidase, translated to MTTIADFTVNKPDGTPLDLAEKKGKVLLVVNVASKCGFTPQYEGLEELQRKYADKGFEVLGFPCNQFAGQEPGNAEEIASFCKLTYDVTFPIMQKIEVNGDGAIPLYEWMKSEAPGLMGTKSVKWNFTKFLIDREGNVVRRYAPNDAPASIEKDIAALL